Proteins from a genomic interval of Bombyx mori chromosome 8, ASM3026992v2:
- the CDK12 gene encoding cyclin dependent kinase 12: MERSYDKKHSKHHKDKHKKRGHKKHRSSSASRKRHAHEYEPENYDDLSRFKKKKDKRKKEKKKRKKKSKHRSRSASLESVSPDDNVPEVIPARPATPQRYTRVPISEWEKPSSPLRNGSCSPVSPTTPPLLRHEPSPRHRITHSLHHNIISYSPRENRSPVRRRQKSTTPHTPVAPPYQEPVTIDSDTEQDYERGRREYWHEQRIPQSPIMVSDSPVRECRSREYSPRRHRRRTPRRRHRSRERHHVRTIHRSHSRSSLKRRRSVSRGRRRDDTASPPRHRARHRDPSRDRHRTRHDSPSPPATLQRRIDFKEKISDTSLFAELVKDKHKRAKKLQEILNQKEEESQGAASTVTSNNQDVVTIDELSNNTSDSLLKPTLKENGEVPKEVTEVVVSDAPGMLQGIPPPPPAASPPALPSPPPAANGEQTLVDQKIPLPAPVPPPKTSSVVEGVFLNNQQPAPKHKSLTKLPMPPNTQVEDLKTLVNESPLSTPSPSPVKKPEKPKRTGIMNLPMPPVITSATDELSGDELDGSTPPPASRHEQYSHVFSSKKSNKDSSSKLKRPKILKRRGSKIVPVATPTHHAKDWGEKCVDGFQVLTQIGEGTYGQVYKAKDKNTGQLVALKKVRLENEKEGFPITAVREIKILRQLNHKNIVNLREIVTDKQDAMDFRKDKGSFYLVFEYMDHDLMGLLESKMVDFTESHNASIMRQLLDGLAYCHRKNFLHRDIKCSNILMNNRGEVKLGDFGLARLWQAEDRERPYTNKVITLWYRPPELLLGEERYGPAVDVWSMGCILGELFLKHPLFQASVEMMQLEMISRTCGTPVPGVWPNVVNLPLWHTLRPKRFHKRCVREQFAFMPTPALNLLDRMLELDPEKRITAEESLKSPWLKNIVPDQMPPPELPTWQDCHELWSKQRRRQQREEQQGKKPYFSEDSKSNDQTDFKTDGFKPSEPPPDVVGQVK, from the exons ATGGAGCGCAGCTACGATAAGAAACATTCTAAACATCACAAGGACAAGCACAAGAAACGAGGTCACAAGAAACACAGGAGCTCAAGCG CATCGAGGAAACGTCACGCACACGAGTATGAACCTGAGAATTACGACGACCTCTCAAGGttcaaaaagaaaaaggatAAACGTAAGAAGGAGAAAAAGAAAAGGAAGAAGAAGTCCAAACATCGGTCAAGGTCTGCAAGCTTAGAAAGCGTATCGCCGGATGATAACGTGCCAGAGGTGATTCCGGCGAGGCCAGCAACTCCGCAGCGGTATACGCGAGTGCCTATAAGCGAATGGGAAAAGCCCTCTTCTCCTTTAAGAAATGGCTCCTGTTCTCCTGTGTCGCCTACGACGCCACCGCTTCTGCGCCACGAACCGTCGCCAAGGCATCGCATAACGCATTCTCTTCATCATAATATAATTTCCTACTCACCTCGAGAAAACAGATCTCCTGTTAG GCGACGTCAGAAATCCACGACGCCACACACACCGGTGGCACCGCCTTATCAAGAGCCAGTGACCATAGACTCTGACACCGAGCAGGACTATGAGCGGGGACGTCGAGAATATTGGCACGAGCAGCGAATACCACAGTCGCCCATTATGGTCTCTG ACTCTCCGGTGCGCGAGTGTCGGTCCCGCGAGTACAGTCCgcgccgccaccgccgccgcacGCCGCGCCGCCGCCACCGCAGCCGCGAGCGACATCACGTCCGGACCATACACAG ATCACACAGTCGCAGTTCGTTGAAGCGGCGCCGCTCGGTGTCTCGCGGGCGCCGGCGGGACGACACCGCCTCCCCGCCGCGACACCGCGCCCGACACCGGGACCCCTCGCGGGACAGACACCG TACCAGGCACGACTCGCCCAGTCCACCTGCGACTTTACAGAGGAGAATAGACTTTAAGGAAAAGATCAGCGATACCAGTTTATTTGCTGAATTAGTTAAGGACAAGCACAAGAGAGCAAAG AAGTTACAAGAAATATTGAACCAAAAGGAGGAAGAGTCTCAAGGTGCAGCGTCAACGGTCACGTCAAATAACCAGGACGTGGTTACCATCGACGAGCTATCCAACAATACCTCTGACAGTCTGTTAAAA CCGACGTTGAAAGAAAATGGTGAGGTACCAAAAGAAGTTACGGAAGTGGTCGTCAGCGACGCCCCCGGGATGCTTCAAGGCAtccccccgccgccgcccgccgctTCGCCCCCCGCACTCCCTTCGCCGCCACCCGCCGCCAACGGAGAACAAACGCTCGTTGATCAG AAGATACCCCTTCCTGCGCCGGTGCCGCCCCCGAAGACGAGCAGCGTGGTAGAGGGAGTGTTCCTAAACAATCAACAACCGGCGCCTAAACATAAGAGCCTCACCAAGCTGCCCATGCCGCCAAACACACAG GTTGAAGACTTAAAAACGTTGGTGAACGAAAGTCCATTAAGTACGCCTTCACCTAGCCCTGTGAAAAAGCCAGAAAAACCCAAGAGAACTGGCATTATGAATTTGCCTATGCCACctg TGATAACTAGTGCTACAGACGAGCTGAGTGGAGACGAGCTGGACGGGTCCACACCGCCGCCTGCCTCGCGACACGAACAATACTCGCATGTCTTTAGTTCAAAGAAAAGCAATAAAGAT TCGAGTTCGAAACTCAagaggccaaaaatattaaagcGAAGAGGTTCCAAGATTGTTCCTGTGGCGACGCCCACGCACCACGCCAAAGACTGGGGGGAAAAATGCGTTGATGGCTTCCAG GTGCTGACACAAATTGGGGAAGGAACATATGGACAAGTTTACAAAGCCAAAGATAAGAACACAGGTCAGTTGGTAGCTTTGAAGAAAGTTCGCCTCGAAAACGAAAAGGAGGGCTTCCCGATCACGGCTGTGAGAGAAATCAAGATTTTAAGGCAATTGAATCACAAGAACATTGTCAATTTACGAGAAATTGTGACTGACAAACAGGATGCTATGGACTTCAGAAAG GATAAAGGCTCATTCTATTTGGTCTTTGAATACATGGACCACGATCTTATGGGTCTTTTGGAGTCAAAAATGGTGGATTTCACAGAGTCTCACAATGCATCTATAATGAGGCAATTGCTGGATGGATTAGCGTACTGTCATCGGAAGAATTTCTTACATAGAGATATTAAATGCAGTAATATACTCATGAATAACAG AGGCGAAGTGAAGCTGGGCGACTTTGGTTTGGCTCGACTGTGGCAGGCGGAGGACAGAGAGAGACCCTACACTAACAAGGTGATAACTTTGTGGTACCGACCACCTGAACTGCTGCTCGGGGAGGAGCGGTATGGACCTGCAGTAGACGTCTGGTCTATGGGCTGTATCCTTGGAGAACTGTTCCTCAAACATCCGCTCTTCcag GCGAGTGTAGAGATGATGCAGTTGGAAATGATATCCCGGACGTGCGGTACTCCTGTACCGGGAGTGTGGCCTAATGTAGTGAATCTCCCACTGTGGCACACTCTTAGACCCAAACGGTTCCACAAGCGATGTGTTCGGGAACAATTCGCTTTCATGCCCACTCCAGCACTCAACCTGCTCGACAGGATGCTGGAATTGGATCCGGAAAAAAGGATCACCGCAGAAGAGTCGTTGAAGAGTCCTTGGCTTAAGAATATTGTGCCAGATCA AATGCCTCCGCCGGAGCTACCCACGTGGCAGGACTGTCACGAGCTGTGGTCGAAACAGCGGCGCAGGCAACAGAGGGAAGAACAACAAGGAAAGAAGCCTTACTTCTCGGAAGACAGCAAGTCCAATGATCAGACTGATTTCAAAACAGACGGATTCAAACCGTCTGAGCCTCCGCCCGATGTTGTTGGACAAGTGAAATAG
- the CDK12 gene encoding cyclin dependent kinase 12 isoform X1, protein MERSYDKKHSKHHKDKHKKRGHKKHRSSSGTNEQSYATVNSVKPLVEYSDVSSEDLSAPEAGEIDSETSSISRHIADDLDRTRKSRPIRTFLDNKTISVTSERGINDYILKRDSSSTASRKRHAHEYEPENYDDLSRFKKKKDKRKKEKKKRKKKSKHRSRSASLESVSPDDNVPEVIPARPATPQRYTRVPISEWEKPSSPLRNGSCSPVSPTTPPLLRHEPSPRHRITHSLHHNIISYSPRENRSPVRRRQKSTTPHTPVAPPYQEPVTIDSDTEQDYERGRREYWHEQRIPQSPIMVSDSPVRECRSREYSPRRHRRRTPRRRHRSRERHHVRTIHRSHSRSSLKRRRSVSRGRRRDDTASPPRHRARHRDPSRDRHRTRHDSPSPPATLQRRIDFKEKISDTSLFAELVKDKHKRAKKLQEILNQKEEESQGAASTVTSNNQDVVTIDELSNNTSDSLLKPTLKENGEVPKEVTEVVVSDAPGMLQGIPPPPPAASPPALPSPPPAANGEQTLVDQKIPLPAPVPPPKTSSVVEGVFLNNQQPAPKHKSLTKLPMPPNTQVEDLKTLVNESPLSTPSPSPVKKPEKPKRTGIMNLPMPPVITSATDELSGDELDGSTPPPASRHEQYSHVFSSKKSNKDSSSKLKRPKILKRRGSKIVPVATPTHHAKDWGEKCVDGFQVLTQIGEGTYGQVYKAKDKNTGQLVALKKVRLENEKEGFPITAVREIKILRQLNHKNIVNLREIVTDKQDAMDFRKDKGSFYLVFEYMDHDLMGLLESKMVDFTESHNASIMRQLLDGLAYCHRKNFLHRDIKCSNILMNNRGEVKLGDFGLARLWQAEDRERPYTNKVITLWYRPPELLLGEERYGPAVDVWSMGCILGELFLKHPLFQASVEMMQLEMISRTCGTPVPGVWPNVVNLPLWHTLRPKRFHKRCVREQFAFMPTPALNLLDRMLELDPEKRITAEESLKSPWLKNIVPDQMPPPELPTWQDCHELWSKQRRRQQREEQQGKKPYFSEDSKSNDQTDFKTDGFKPSEPPPDVVGQVK, encoded by the exons ATGGAGCGCAGCTACGATAAGAAACATTCTAAACATCACAAGGACAAGCACAAGAAACGAGGTCACAAGAAACACAGGAGCTCAAGCGGTACCAATGAACAGTCATATGCCACAGTCAATTCAGTTAAACCTCTGGTAGAATATTCTGACGTGAGTTCCGAGGATCTGTCGGCCCCGGAAGCCGGCGAGATCGATAGCGAAACCAGCTCTATTAGCCGGCACATCGCAGATGATCTTGATCGAACGAGAAAGTCCCGTCCCATACGCACTTTTCTCGACAACAAGACGATATCTGTAACGTCTGAACGAGGAATCAATGACTACATTCTTAAACGAGATTCTTCGTCTACAGCATCGAGGAAACGTCACGCACACGAGTATGAACCTGAGAATTACGACGACCTCTCAAGGttcaaaaagaaaaaggatAAACGTAAGAAGGAGAAAAAGAAAAGGAAGAAGAAGTCCAAACATCGGTCAAGGTCTGCAAGCTTAGAAAGCGTATCGCCGGATGATAACGTGCCAGAGGTGATTCCGGCGAGGCCAGCAACTCCGCAGCGGTATACGCGAGTGCCTATAAGCGAATGGGAAAAGCCCTCTTCTCCTTTAAGAAATGGCTCCTGTTCTCCTGTGTCGCCTACGACGCCACCGCTTCTGCGCCACGAACCGTCGCCAAGGCATCGCATAACGCATTCTCTTCATCATAATATAATTTCCTACTCACCTCGAGAAAACAGATCTCCTGTTAG GCGACGTCAGAAATCCACGACGCCACACACACCGGTGGCACCGCCTTATCAAGAGCCAGTGACCATAGACTCTGACACCGAGCAGGACTATGAGCGGGGACGTCGAGAATATTGGCACGAGCAGCGAATACCACAGTCGCCCATTATGGTCTCTG ACTCTCCGGTGCGCGAGTGTCGGTCCCGCGAGTACAGTCCgcgccgccaccgccgccgcacGCCGCGCCGCCGCCACCGCAGCCGCGAGCGACATCACGTCCGGACCATACACAG ATCACACAGTCGCAGTTCGTTGAAGCGGCGCCGCTCGGTGTCTCGCGGGCGCCGGCGGGACGACACCGCCTCCCCGCCGCGACACCGCGCCCGACACCGGGACCCCTCGCGGGACAGACACCG TACCAGGCACGACTCGCCCAGTCCACCTGCGACTTTACAGAGGAGAATAGACTTTAAGGAAAAGATCAGCGATACCAGTTTATTTGCTGAATTAGTTAAGGACAAGCACAAGAGAGCAAAG AAGTTACAAGAAATATTGAACCAAAAGGAGGAAGAGTCTCAAGGTGCAGCGTCAACGGTCACGTCAAATAACCAGGACGTGGTTACCATCGACGAGCTATCCAACAATACCTCTGACAGTCTGTTAAAA CCGACGTTGAAAGAAAATGGTGAGGTACCAAAAGAAGTTACGGAAGTGGTCGTCAGCGACGCCCCCGGGATGCTTCAAGGCAtccccccgccgccgcccgccgctTCGCCCCCCGCACTCCCTTCGCCGCCACCCGCCGCCAACGGAGAACAAACGCTCGTTGATCAG AAGATACCCCTTCCTGCGCCGGTGCCGCCCCCGAAGACGAGCAGCGTGGTAGAGGGAGTGTTCCTAAACAATCAACAACCGGCGCCTAAACATAAGAGCCTCACCAAGCTGCCCATGCCGCCAAACACACAG GTTGAAGACTTAAAAACGTTGGTGAACGAAAGTCCATTAAGTACGCCTTCACCTAGCCCTGTGAAAAAGCCAGAAAAACCCAAGAGAACTGGCATTATGAATTTGCCTATGCCACctg TGATAACTAGTGCTACAGACGAGCTGAGTGGAGACGAGCTGGACGGGTCCACACCGCCGCCTGCCTCGCGACACGAACAATACTCGCATGTCTTTAGTTCAAAGAAAAGCAATAAAGAT TCGAGTTCGAAACTCAagaggccaaaaatattaaagcGAAGAGGTTCCAAGATTGTTCCTGTGGCGACGCCCACGCACCACGCCAAAGACTGGGGGGAAAAATGCGTTGATGGCTTCCAG GTGCTGACACAAATTGGGGAAGGAACATATGGACAAGTTTACAAAGCCAAAGATAAGAACACAGGTCAGTTGGTAGCTTTGAAGAAAGTTCGCCTCGAAAACGAAAAGGAGGGCTTCCCGATCACGGCTGTGAGAGAAATCAAGATTTTAAGGCAATTGAATCACAAGAACATTGTCAATTTACGAGAAATTGTGACTGACAAACAGGATGCTATGGACTTCAGAAAG GATAAAGGCTCATTCTATTTGGTCTTTGAATACATGGACCACGATCTTATGGGTCTTTTGGAGTCAAAAATGGTGGATTTCACAGAGTCTCACAATGCATCTATAATGAGGCAATTGCTGGATGGATTAGCGTACTGTCATCGGAAGAATTTCTTACATAGAGATATTAAATGCAGTAATATACTCATGAATAACAG AGGCGAAGTGAAGCTGGGCGACTTTGGTTTGGCTCGACTGTGGCAGGCGGAGGACAGAGAGAGACCCTACACTAACAAGGTGATAACTTTGTGGTACCGACCACCTGAACTGCTGCTCGGGGAGGAGCGGTATGGACCTGCAGTAGACGTCTGGTCTATGGGCTGTATCCTTGGAGAACTGTTCCTCAAACATCCGCTCTTCcag GCGAGTGTAGAGATGATGCAGTTGGAAATGATATCCCGGACGTGCGGTACTCCTGTACCGGGAGTGTGGCCTAATGTAGTGAATCTCCCACTGTGGCACACTCTTAGACCCAAACGGTTCCACAAGCGATGTGTTCGGGAACAATTCGCTTTCATGCCCACTCCAGCACTCAACCTGCTCGACAGGATGCTGGAATTGGATCCGGAAAAAAGGATCACCGCAGAAGAGTCGTTGAAGAGTCCTTGGCTTAAGAATATTGTGCCAGATCA AATGCCTCCGCCGGAGCTACCCACGTGGCAGGACTGTCACGAGCTGTGGTCGAAACAGCGGCGCAGGCAACAGAGGGAAGAACAACAAGGAAAGAAGCCTTACTTCTCGGAAGACAGCAAGTCCAATGATCAGACTGATTTCAAAACAGACGGATTCAAACCGTCTGAGCCTCCGCCCGATGTTGTTGGACAAGTGAAATAG